ATGAAGAAATAGAAATACTCCGTTTTCATCAACGGCTTTTATTAAACCTGATACGCAATCCGGAGGCCAAGTTGGATTATCTATTTGTGGAAAAAAATTTCACGAAGAAGGAAGCGAAAGAATTATTGGAAACATGTGATATCTTGAGCAAACGCTATGAAATAGAAAAAGCGGAAGGGTATATGAACTTTCGACCGCTTTTTAATCAATTTGAAAGAAATGTTAATCCAAAAATAACCATAAAGGAATGCATTGATGCATGCCTCTCACAAGGTTTATATGTATCATTCATGAAGGA
The DNA window shown above is from Peribacillus sp. FSL P2-0133 and carries:
- a CDS encoding DUF1878 family protein; the encoded protein is MKNINEEIEILRFHQRLLLNLIRNPEAKLDYLFVEKNFTKKEAKELLETCDILSKRYEIEKAEGYMNFRPLFNQFERNVNPKITIKECIDACLSQGLYVSFMKEMDRV